In Brassica napus cultivar Da-Ae chromosome A3, Da-Ae, whole genome shotgun sequence, the sequence TGTAAAGTTGTTATTGTAGATTTTTTCTGCAGAGACTTTTGttgtagttaaatttgttgtagctATAAGTTataggctgtagatattttgaagtaaaatatatgaaatatgtgttgtatatataaaattattattttatatgaattaaaataatttatgttaatatttttttataaattatcaaaatttattgtaatttaaaatgtgatatgtaaataatatttacattatttaaatatctcaataattaaaaaacactcaaattcaaaattaaaatatttataaaagtttttattatgattatataatttatttgatattatagatatttttttttattttacggATTCTGCAGTCTATAAAAAGATGATGTAGCAtttttgcctaaaatacataaaaaaaaatgttgttttattttttttactgtaGCTTTAAAGATAAAGCTAAATCATGATTggtaaaagtaaataaaaacttgatgtagactttaatttttaaaggtAAAAGCTACAACATGATTGataaaatttagtgatttaaaaataaataaagctaaagtagagaaataaaatccaaccaatcacccccaataataaaataatattgtttgcTAATGTCCGTCGACTTcttataatccaaaaaaaacaacTCATCGATTAAGTCAAGGGTAGTCGGGCAGTTATTGGTAAAAACCACATCAAAACTTTTTAATAGGTAATAACCACATCAAAACTTTGGCATTCCATATCAATTTTACTAGCCCACAATGCAATTAACGTACGTAACTCATTGGTCCTCTCACTAGTCACAACGACACCAACTTTTTTATTGGTAAAAACCACCATCAAAACTTTAGCTCAGCTCACAACGACACCACCATTTACCAAACGCACAACATGATCTGGCAAGAAAGTCATACTGATCATCATCAGACTCGGCAAAAGTATACTATGGAGTGATCTTTCATGGAGCTCAGCTCACAAGCTATAAACTATGGAAGTTAGGTCAATTTCTATTATCCACCTGCTACTTCATGCCTAAGTATATGATATGTGAACTTTAGGGCCCAACCAttgttcttttttattttatcatttcaaAGTCCAAAAACAAAGTCCAGATGATCATAGAGATGGCCATATTAACTTTCTTTTGTGTAACCGTTTGTGGTTAAAAGTCATTGCTTAGTTGCTTGTAATTTCAAGTCACATAGATCATCATCCATCACTGCTTCACCACTGACCAATTCCTCTTACCCTCGCGCCAATTGCCAAAAAAAAGATTTCCTTCATTGCAGCCATTTAGTTTTCCACATACCCTAATAATATGTACAGTAACTCTGATATATCATAACCAAATTGAATTCGAAATTAAGATAATGTAAGAAGCGTGAAAAAGACATCCGAGGAAGTAGACAGATCTGGGTGGATTCGAACCACCAACCTCTCGTAACGAGAGCTCTACCATTTTGAGCTTACAGATCTACTAATGCAAACCTTGCCCATTGATAATAACGCATAGACTTCTATGGATTAAGATGTCTGTTCCGATCTTTATCCAAATTCCTAGAGAACCTATCCACAATAGAGACAAAGTCCACTAACCcatcatatatatatcaaaGAATTGAAGCTTGCCTTAACATTCACCAAACATTTATTCAAGAATTGTTATATAACAACAATAAATCTAGTACTGGAAGTGAAACTCAACACAAATGCATCAACaaaaactataataatttaaaagaacaAATCCCTTCATAGTATATACAGTGCAAAACATTGTTACTACAATTCAACATTTATCTCAAATAAAGAATGAAATACTCCGTtgagatttagaaacaagaGTTGTGAACTCAAGTTTGTACAAAAACACACTTGTTCTATATACCTCTTGATTTCAACAAGATGAAAAATAACATCCCTTGGGGGGGCAGATTTACGCATAGCCGGGAAACCTTTCAAGGTCTTCAAAGCCATTTGCAACACtagaaaatatgcaagatacAATACAATATGCTTACAGTATAGGAAAAAAATTGATGCATCTGATGATCGTTGTTACAAAATAGTTGTTACAAGCAAATTTTAATAGAGGTATAAACACCTTATGAATTCCATGCTGTTATATTATAGAGGATAATAAAAGTGATAAGCAATTCAAATTAACATACCGAGATAATAGTCTTCATAATTCAATTTTGAAATGAAATCCATGAGCAAATATCAAAGCCGTTTTGAGGTTAGATAAGTTATGTTGTACGGTTAAATGGCTGAAGGGAGAAgtgaaactaaaatttaaaagtaccTTTTGGTCTCCATGGAGTATGTTGGATTAGGCGGCGTTTGACTCCAGATCTGCGATCTGGATCCATTCAAAATATGTCTGTATCGAGATATTTTGGTGGAATTTAAGATCAAAACGAATCAGAGTGAGTGTGAGAGCGAGATGCAAGAGACACAAGGTGAGGGGAGAACCCGGGCTTAAAAAATATCCCCGTGCGAACTCCCCTCACAACAACacgaaactattttttttattagagattttttttggtGACCTGCCATGCAAGCGCACCTGTCATGGCAAAGGTCGGATGACAAAGATGCTTAATCAGAACTCAAGCCAACTCATCGGGGCTTTTTCGTCCTTAACAAACATCTCATACATCCTTCATACTCATCTCATTTCATTTCACATATCTTCCTTCCTCCTTCGGCTCTTCCCTCTTCTTCAATCGCTCCTCTCCAGAATCAAGAGAGTTGACGGATTCATCATCACCTCATCAATCCGCAACGCAAATAGCAGATCCGACGACGAACCTCAAAGCCGAGATCATGAATCACGATCCAACATCAGATCTGGGAATTCGAAATTGAAAAATCAATACTATGGAAAGGAATCAAATCGAATTGAGAATCGGTTATCAGAATAAGCATAATTACCAGCTATTCAACCGATCCTCGGAGATCTCCGCCGCTAAGATCCGTCGTACGCCATGAATCAAACCGGAGCAGCTAGATCCGTGCCCATACGTGATCGATCGGTAGAGCGAGAGCTGAAACTCCGACGATCTGAATCGGAAAGACTCGAATACGTTGACATAGCAGAAAGATCTAGAGATAACgatgaacacaaaaaaaataagttgaaaagaataataataaggAAAAAGCGGGTATGGTAACCAAAGAGATCAATGCGTTATCTTTATACACAGAGTTAGCGCTAATCAACGGACGAGATCAAATAGTTACATTTAAGATCAACGGTGGATGTTTTAcacgaaagaaaaataattttaaaggaAAGTGGACAGCAAATATGGGTTGTTGGCGTTTTACCAATTCCTTGCAACACGTTTTCTTTATTTGAGAACGGAATATTCCTTGCTATTTCCTTCACGACTCTtccatatttttgtatttttattttattttaattttccacATTTGCCtaataaaaagtcaaaaacaTATAAGAGGCTACGAAGGTGATTGGGCTATCATAAAGCCCACAACTAAATCGACCCAATCCATAAAACACAAAAGGGTTAGGCAGCATAACTTTGTACTTGGTACTACTCTTCCTCATGCAAAGACACTGAATGTTTTTTTACAAGAGTCCAAGACCGTAGAGTGCATACGAGCAAAGACAAGAGTACGTGCATTGGTTTACGTAATAACTTCAAATTCAAGTGAAGAGTGTCACCATCACACTGATGACTAATCTCCATGGGGATTATTAGCATTCTTGTTCCCTGATTGAGATCCACTACCTCTGATCTCAGCATAACCGGGAGGCAGCTTCGGCGGATGAAGAACAGGCAAGTTGCTTGAGGACCCGTTGCCACCAGAAGGTCTGAACGACCAGTTGATTGTGCTGATACCTGAAGATGGAGATGAACTTGAAGAGAACTGGTTATGTTGTCTGAGATATGTAGGCAGTGTGTCCTTATCACTGAGCTGCTGCTTATCAAAGTCCGGAGCATTAGGTGATTTCGCCGGCTCGCTTATCATCTCCCCCGGGTTCATCACACTGGCAGTTCCAAACAGCCAAGGCTGTCTGAATTTCGGATGCTTCTCTTCTTTGCCTTTGGGTTGTTCTTGTTGTTGGTGGGCATGATCAGAAGTTTCAATGGGTTTAACCGATGGCTTGTCTCTGTCTGCTAAACTCGGTTCAGGTGGATCCACGGCTCTAGGAGTTGTTGAGCGGGTTGTAGAGATTGTGGTTGTGGGGAAAGCTTTCTCTGGTGGCACGGCTGGTGTGTAGTTAGATGGGAGAAGATCGTCCCAGTTCTCAAGAAGCTCCTTATAGACTTTTCGCAGGGTTACTTCCGTTAATCCGGTTATCTTACAAATCTCTGCTTGTGTCTTTCGTTTGTCTTCAAGCTGACATGCTAGATAGATAGCAGCTGCAGAAATGCTGATGGGGTTTCTCCGGGTGCAGAAGCATTTGTTGATCACCACTTCTCCAATATGAGTTGCCAGTTCCTAAGAAGTTGAAAAATGACAAATCATCAACGGTGTAATGGAAGCATCTGTGAAATTGAGTGGGGACAATGTCACTACACGACACTTTTAAGACTCTAGATCTCAATGGAGAAGGGAAAAGATTCAGGCACTGATACACTAGTGAGGTTGCATTATAGGGGCAAACCTGAGCAGATTTGTTAAGCTGAAGGAGGGTGCAGAATCTCGGCATATGAACTGATATAGAGTTGCTATTGATGGGTTGACTTAGTTGTAGAGCTTCTCCTAAAATCTTGATGTACTTTCCAATCTCCTTTTGCTGTACATTCGCTGCAATGGAGATTTCCTATTGTTCCAATCAAAGAAAAGGCATCAGACAGTTGTTTAAGTCGCTGCAATGAGCTAAAACAAGTGCTGCTTATTATCTAAGTTCAGAGGCAAtgagaaaattatgttttcacGCTAACATATAAGCAAAACAGTGAAGTAGCCGAGCAGAAAATTAGATTCATTGATGAAGTAGGATCTCTAGCAACCTGAAGAGTTCGAGGCTCCTGAGCTTCTCTAATAGCTTGAACAAGACAAGCAGTAGCCAACGCCTCAACGCTTCTGTTCCTCAAGCAAGTAGCCGAGCAGCAATCCCTAAACAACTGGAAAGCATGCTCAGAGATATCGCAATCCAATCCCAAAATCGACGCCACGTCGATGATCTGCATATAAGCCCTAAGGTTATCCACCACCACCGTCGACGACGAATTCGATC encodes:
- the BNAA03G53510D gene encoding plant-specific TFIIB-related protein 1, with amino-acid sequence MKCPYCSSAQGRCATTTSGISITECTSCGRVVEERQTQNHHLFHLRAQDTPLPLVTPDLQPPAAQPSPPDEEDPFEPTGFITAFSTWSLEPSPIFARSSLSFSGHLAELERTLELASSGSNSSSTVVVDNLRAYMQIIDVASILGLDCDISEHAFQLFRDCCSATCLRNRSVEALATACLVQAIREAQEPRTLQEISIAANVQQKEIGKYIKILGEALQLSQPINSNSISVHMPRFCTLLQLNKSAQELATHIGEVVINKCFCTRRNPISISAAAIYLACQLEDKRKTQAEICKITGLTEVTLRKVYKELLENWDDLLPSNYTPAVPPEKAFPTTTISTTRSTTPRAVDPPEPSLADRDKPSVKPIETSDHAHQQQEQPKGKEEKHPKFRQPWLFGTASVMNPGEMISEPAKSPNAPDFDKQQLSDKDTLPTYLRQHNQFSSSSSPSSGISTINWSFRPSGGNGSSSNLPVLHPPKLPPGYAEIRGSGSQSGNKNANNPHGD